In the genome of Meles meles chromosome 16, mMelMel3.1 paternal haplotype, whole genome shotgun sequence, one region contains:
- the PFDN4 gene encoding prefoldin subunit 4 yields MAATMKKAAAEDVNVTFEDQQKINKFARNTSRITELKEEIEVKKKQLQNLEDACEDIMLADDDCLMIPYQIGDVFISHSQEETQEMLEEAKKNLQEEIDALEARVESIQRVLADLKVQLYAKFGSNINLEADDS; encoded by the exons ATGGCGGCCACCATGAAGAAGGCG gCTGCAGAAGATGTCAACGTTACTTTTGAAGATCaacaaaagataaacaaatttgCACGGAACACGAGTAGAATCACAGAGCTGAAGGAGGAAATAGAAGTTAAAAAG AAACAACTCCAGAATTTAGAAGATGCTTGTGAGGACATCATGCTTGCAGATGATGATTGCTTAATGATACCTTATCAAATTGGTGATGTTTTCATTAGCCATTCTCAAGAAGAAACACAGGAAATGTTAGAAGAAGCAAAG aaaaattTGCAAGAAGAAATCGACGCCTTAGAAGCCAGAGTGGAGTCAATTCAGCGAGTGTTAGCAGATCTGAAAGTTCAGTTATATGCAAAATTCGGGAGCAACATAAACCTCGAAGCTGATGACagttaa